A window of Haliscomenobacter hydrossis DSM 1100 contains these coding sequences:
- a CDS encoding ThuA domain-containing protein, with product MKSNCIILALIAVFALGKTQAQTTGGGSSKVIKTLIVDGQNNHVQWPKITYMMKQYLEETGKFSVEVKRTHYTWQGDDLVAQYKIPGVPNTQALPKPRADSSYLIDFSKYDLVVCNFGWNAAPWPDATQANFEAFIKNGGGLVVVHAADNSFPNWPAYNKMIGLGGWGDRTEKDGPYVYYDQEGKLIRDTQPGKAGSHGAQAEFQVTIRNSKHPITRGMPLTWMHTKDEMYDRLRGPAENMEVLATAFSPKTNRGTDHHEPMLLTIKYGKGRIFHTPLGHVDYSVECVGFITCLQRGAQWAATGKVNIPIPKDFPTANATSSRKFVEKQ from the coding sequence ATGAAATCGAACTGCATCATACTCGCGCTCATCGCCGTCTTTGCCTTGGGCAAAACTCAGGCGCAAACGACTGGCGGAGGAAGCTCCAAAGTCATCAAAACCCTCATCGTAGATGGGCAAAACAACCACGTCCAATGGCCCAAAATCACCTACATGATGAAGCAATACCTGGAAGAAACGGGTAAGTTTTCGGTGGAGGTGAAACGCACGCATTACACCTGGCAGGGCGATGACCTCGTTGCACAATATAAAATTCCGGGCGTTCCCAACACCCAGGCACTGCCCAAACCCAGAGCAGATTCCAGCTACCTGATCGACTTTTCCAAGTACGACCTGGTGGTGTGTAACTTTGGTTGGAATGCCGCACCCTGGCCCGATGCGACCCAGGCCAATTTTGAAGCGTTCATCAAAAACGGAGGAGGATTGGTCGTCGTGCATGCCGCCGACAACTCTTTTCCCAATTGGCCCGCTTACAATAAAATGATCGGCCTCGGCGGTTGGGGCGACCGTACCGAAAAAGATGGTCCTTACGTCTATTACGACCAGGAAGGAAAACTCATCAGGGACACCCAACCAGGAAAAGCAGGTTCGCACGGTGCACAAGCCGAATTTCAGGTGACCATCCGCAATAGCAAGCACCCGATCACCCGTGGAATGCCGCTTACCTGGATGCATACCAAAGATGAAATGTACGACCGATTGCGAGGCCCTGCCGAAAACATGGAAGTATTGGCCACGGCCTTTTCCCCCAAAACCAACCGGGGTACTGATCACCACGAACCGATGTTGCTGACCATCAAATACGGCAAGGGGCGGATTTTTCACACGCCACTGGGCCACGTGGATTATTCGGTAGAATGTGTTGGTTTCATCACTTGCCTGCAAAGGGGTGCGCAGTGGGCGGCAACGGGCAAGGTCAACATTCCGATCCCAAAAGATTTTCCCACAGCAAATGCCACCAGCTCCCGTAAATTTGTAGAGAAGCAATAA